In one window of Onychomys torridus chromosome 7, mOncTor1.1, whole genome shotgun sequence DNA:
- the Tle3 gene encoding transducin-like enhancer protein 3 isoform X5 has protein sequence MYPQGRHPAPHQPGQPGFKFTVAESCDRIKDEFQFLQAQYHSLKVEYDKLANEKTEMQRHYVMYYEMSYGLNIEMHKQTEIAKRLNTILAQIMPFLSQEHQQQVAQAVERAKQVTMTELNAIIGVRGLPNLPLTQQQLQAQHLSHATHGPPVQLPPHPSGLQPPGIPPVTGSSSGLLALGALGSQAHLAVKDEKNHHELDHRERESSANNSVSPSESLRASEKHRGSADYNMEAKKRKAEEKDSLSRYDSDGDKSDDLVVDVSNEDPATPRVSPAHSPPENGLDKTRGLKKDAPTSPASVASSSSTPSSKTKDLGHNDKSSTPGLKSNTPTPRNDAPTPGTSTTPGLRSMPGKPPGMDPIASALRTPISITSSYAAPFAMMSHHEMNGSLTSPSAYAGLHNIPPQMSAAAAAAAAAYGRSPMVGFDPHPPMRATGLTSGLASIPGGKPAYSFHVSADGQMQPVPFPHDALAGPGIPRHARQINTLSHGEVVCAVTISNPTRHVYTGGKGCVKIWDISQPGSKSPISQLDCLNRDNYIRSCKLLPDGRTLIVGGEASTLTIWDLASPTPRIKAELTSSAPACYALAISPDAKVCFSCCSDGNIAVWDLHNQTLVRQFQGHTDGASCIDISHDGTKLWTGGLDNTVRSWDLREGRQLQQHDFTSQIFSLGYCPTGEWLAVGMESSNVEVLHHTKPDKYQLHLHESCVLSLKFAYCGKWFVSTGKDNLLNAWRTPYGASIFQSKESSSVLSCDISADDKYIVTGSGDKKATVYEVIY, from the exons ACAGAGATTGCGAAGAGACTGAACACAATTTTAGCCCAGATCATGCCTTTCCTGTCCCAAGAG CATCAGCAGCAAGTGGCGCAGGCAGTGGAACGCGCCAAGCAGGTCACCATGACGGAGCTGAACGCCATCATCGGGGTACGTGGACTCCCCAATCTGCCTCTCACC CAGCAACAACTCCAGGCACAGCACCTCTCCCATGCCACGCATGGTCCCCCGGTCCAGCTGCCACCCCACCCGTCAGGCCTCCAACCTCCTGGGATTCCCCCAGTGACAGGAAGCAGCTCCGGGCTGCTGGCACTTGGTGCCCTGGGCAGCCAAGCCCACTTGGCGGTGAAGGATGAGAAGAACCACCATGAACTGGATCACAGAG AGAGAGAGTCCAGCGCG AACAATTCAGTGTCACCCTCAGAAAGCCTCCGGGCCAGCGAGAAGCACCGGGGATCTGCAGACTACAACATGGAAGCCAAGAAGCGGAAAGCAGAGGAGAAGGACAGCCTGAGCCGATAC GACAGTGACGGTGACAAGAGTGACGACCTGGTGGTGGACGTCTCCAACGAG GACCCAGCGACGCCTCGGGTGAGCCCAGCACACTCCCCTCCTGAAAATGGGCTGGACAAAACTCGTGGCCTGAAGAAAGACGCCCCCACCAGCCCGGCCTCAGTGGCTTCTTCCAGTAGCACACCGTCCTCCAAGACAAAAGACCTTGGTCAT aatGACAAATCTTCCACACCTGGGCTCAAATCCAACACACCAACGCCAAGGAATGATGCCCCAACTCCAGGCACTAGCACGACCCCGGGGCTCCGGTCAATGCCGGGCAAACCTCCAGGCATGGACCCGATAG CCTCGGCCCTGCGCACACCCATCTCCATCACCAGCTCCTACGCAGCACCCTTTGCCATGATGAGCCACCACGAGATGAATGGCTCCCTCACAAGCCCGAGCGCCTACGCCGGCCTCCACAACATCCCTCCCCAGAtgagcgccgccgccgccgctgcagcTGCTGCCTATGGCCGGTCGCCAATG GTTGGTTTTGACCCTCACCCCCCGATGCGGGCCACAGGCTTGACCTCAGGTCTTGCCTCCATTCCTGGAGGGAAACC GGCATACTCCTTCCATGTGAGTGCCGATGGGCAGATGCAGCCTGTGCCCTTCCCCCATGATGCGCTGGCAGGCCCTGGAATTCCTAGGCATGCCCGGCAGATCAACACGCTCAGCCACGGGGAGGTGGTATGTGCGGTGACCATCAGCAACCCCACGCGACACGTCTACACAGGTGGTAAGGGCTGTGTGAAGATATGGGACATCAGCCAGCCCGGCAGCAAGAGTCCCATCTCCCAGCTGGACTGCCTG AACAGGGATAACTACATCCGTTCGTGCAAGCTTCTCCCGGATGGGCGCACGCTCATTGTGGGTGGCGAGGCCAGCACGCTCACCATCTGGGACCTGGCCTCACCCACGCCCCGCATCAAGGCTGAGCTGACTTCCTCAGCTCCAGCCTGCTATGCCCTGGCCATCAGTCCTGATGCCAAAGTGTGTTTCTCCTGCTGCAGTGATGGGAACATTGCAGTGTGGGACCTACACAACCAGACCCTGGTCAG GCAGTTCCAGGGCCACACAGATGGGGCCAGCTGTATAGACATCTCTCATGACGGCACTAAGCTATGGACCGGGGGCCTGGACAACACTGTGCGCTCCTGGGACCTGCGTGAGGGACGTCAGCTGCAGCAACATGATTTCACCTCCCAG ATCTTCTCCCTGGGCTACTGCCCCACTGGGGAGTGGCTGGCCGTGGGCATGGAGAGCAGCAACGTGGAGGTCCTGCACCATACCAAGCCTGACAAGTATCAGCTGCACCTGCATGAGAGCTGTGTGCTGTCCCTCAAGTTTGCCTACTGTG GCAAGTGGTTTGTGAGCACTGGGAAAGACAACCTTCTCAATGCCTGGAGGACGCCTTATGGAGCCAGCATCTTCCAG TCTAAAGAATCCTCATCTGTCTTGAGCTGTGACATCTCAGCGGATGACAAATATATTGTAACAGGCTCTGGTGACAAGAAGGCCACGGTTTACGAGGTCATCTACTGA
- the Tle3 gene encoding transducin-like enhancer protein 3 isoform X2 produces MYPQGRHPAPHQPGQPGFKFTVAESCDRIKDEFQFLQAQYHSLKVEYDKLANEKTEMQRHYVMYYEMSYGLNIEMHKQTEIAKRLNTILAQIMPFLSQEHQQQVAQAVERAKQVTMTELNAIIGVRGLPNLPLTQQLQAQHLSHATHGPPVQLPPHPSGLQPPGIPPVTGSSSGLLALGALGSQAHLAVKDEKNHHELDHRERESSANNSVSPSESLRASEKHRGSADYNMEAKKRKAEEKDSLSRYDSDGDKSDDLVVDVSNEDPATPRVSPAHSPPENGLDKTRGLKKDAPTSPASVASSSSTPSSKTKDLGHNDKSSTPGLKSNTPTPRNDAPTPGTSTTPGLRSMPGKPPGMDPIGIMASALRTPISITSSYAAPFAMMSHHEMNGSLTSPSAYAGLHNIPPQMSAAAAAAAAAYGRSPMVSFGAVGFDPHPPMRATGLTSGLASIPGGKPAYSFHVSADGQMQPVPFPHDALAGPGIPRHARQINTLSHGEVVCAVTISNPTRHVYTGGKGCVKIWDISQPGSKSPISQLDCLNRDNYIRSCKLLPDGRTLIVGGEASTLTIWDLASPTPRIKAELTSSAPACYALAISPDAKVCFSCCSDGNIAVWDLHNQTLVRQFQGHTDGASCIDISHDGTKLWTGGLDNTVRSWDLREGRQLQQHDFTSQIFSLGYCPTGEWLAVGMESSNVEVLHHTKPDKYQLHLHESCVLSLKFAYCGKWFVSTGKDNLLNAWRTPYGASIFQSKESSSVLSCDISADDKYIVTGSGDKKATVYEVIY; encoded by the exons ACAGAGATTGCGAAGAGACTGAACACAATTTTAGCCCAGATCATGCCTTTCCTGTCCCAAGAG CATCAGCAGCAAGTGGCGCAGGCAGTGGAACGCGCCAAGCAGGTCACCATGACGGAGCTGAACGCCATCATCGGGGTACGTGGACTCCCCAATCTGCCTCTCACC CAACAACTCCAGGCACAGCACCTCTCCCATGCCACGCATGGTCCCCCGGTCCAGCTGCCACCCCACCCGTCAGGCCTCCAACCTCCTGGGATTCCCCCAGTGACAGGAAGCAGCTCCGGGCTGCTGGCACTTGGTGCCCTGGGCAGCCAAGCCCACTTGGCGGTGAAGGATGAGAAGAACCACCATGAACTGGATCACAGAG AGAGAGAGTCCAGCGCG AACAATTCAGTGTCACCCTCAGAAAGCCTCCGGGCCAGCGAGAAGCACCGGGGATCTGCAGACTACAACATGGAAGCCAAGAAGCGGAAAGCAGAGGAGAAGGACAGCCTGAGCCGATAC GACAGTGACGGTGACAAGAGTGACGACCTGGTGGTGGACGTCTCCAACGAG GACCCAGCGACGCCTCGGGTGAGCCCAGCACACTCCCCTCCTGAAAATGGGCTGGACAAAACTCGTGGCCTGAAGAAAGACGCCCCCACCAGCCCGGCCTCAGTGGCTTCTTCCAGTAGCACACCGTCCTCCAAGACAAAAGACCTTGGTCAT aatGACAAATCTTCCACACCTGGGCTCAAATCCAACACACCAACGCCAAGGAATGATGCCCCAACTCCAGGCACTAGCACGACCCCGGGGCTCCGGTCAATGCCGGGCAAACCTCCAGGCATGGACCCGATAGGTATAATGG CCTCGGCCCTGCGCACACCCATCTCCATCACCAGCTCCTACGCAGCACCCTTTGCCATGATGAGCCACCACGAGATGAATGGCTCCCTCACAAGCCCGAGCGCCTACGCCGGCCTCCACAACATCCCTCCCCAGAtgagcgccgccgccgccgctgcagcTGCTGCCTATGGCCGGTCGCCAATGGTGAGCTTTGGAGCT GTTGGTTTTGACCCTCACCCCCCGATGCGGGCCACAGGCTTGACCTCAGGTCTTGCCTCCATTCCTGGAGGGAAACC GGCATACTCCTTCCATGTGAGTGCCGATGGGCAGATGCAGCCTGTGCCCTTCCCCCATGATGCGCTGGCAGGCCCTGGAATTCCTAGGCATGCCCGGCAGATCAACACGCTCAGCCACGGGGAGGTGGTATGTGCGGTGACCATCAGCAACCCCACGCGACACGTCTACACAGGTGGTAAGGGCTGTGTGAAGATATGGGACATCAGCCAGCCCGGCAGCAAGAGTCCCATCTCCCAGCTGGACTGCCTG AACAGGGATAACTACATCCGTTCGTGCAAGCTTCTCCCGGATGGGCGCACGCTCATTGTGGGTGGCGAGGCCAGCACGCTCACCATCTGGGACCTGGCCTCACCCACGCCCCGCATCAAGGCTGAGCTGACTTCCTCAGCTCCAGCCTGCTATGCCCTGGCCATCAGTCCTGATGCCAAAGTGTGTTTCTCCTGCTGCAGTGATGGGAACATTGCAGTGTGGGACCTACACAACCAGACCCTGGTCAG GCAGTTCCAGGGCCACACAGATGGGGCCAGCTGTATAGACATCTCTCATGACGGCACTAAGCTATGGACCGGGGGCCTGGACAACACTGTGCGCTCCTGGGACCTGCGTGAGGGACGTCAGCTGCAGCAACATGATTTCACCTCCCAG ATCTTCTCCCTGGGCTACTGCCCCACTGGGGAGTGGCTGGCCGTGGGCATGGAGAGCAGCAACGTGGAGGTCCTGCACCATACCAAGCCTGACAAGTATCAGCTGCACCTGCATGAGAGCTGTGTGCTGTCCCTCAAGTTTGCCTACTGTG GCAAGTGGTTTGTGAGCACTGGGAAAGACAACCTTCTCAATGCCTGGAGGACGCCTTATGGAGCCAGCATCTTCCAG TCTAAAGAATCCTCATCTGTCTTGAGCTGTGACATCTCAGCGGATGACAAATATATTGTAACAGGCTCTGGTGACAAGAAGGCCACGGTTTACGAGGTCATCTACTGA